The proteins below are encoded in one region of Huiozyma naganishii CBS 8797 chromosome 7, complete genome:
- the MYG1 gene encoding Myg1p (similar to Saccharomyces cerevisiae YER156C; ancestral locus Anc_8.208) has product MQLKKIKLETMVKQICTHNGSFHADESLAVYMLRLLPEFKDAKVVRSRTPSDWEESDIVVDVSAQYDGVKYFDHHQREFTETFSDKYKTKLSSAGLVYKHYGRDIIKCILDGAVTSDADLEVLYQRVYEKFVEALDANDNGINKYDVEELGVQPKFNDNAISIPGIISGFNPNWNEDSSAEAFDRGFFKASDFIGKIFVDLVTGYGKAWLPAKTLVRKAIDGRMDVDKSGKIILFDQFCPWKEHLYNVEKELNLEGVIEFVIFQDSMGSWRVATVPVSSTSFKFRRGLPEPLRGLRDAELSEKSGVPDCIFIHAAGFIGGAKQKESALKLAQMSLE; this is encoded by the coding sequence atgcaattgaagaagatcaaacTGGAAACTATGGTGAAACAAATATGTACTCATAATGGATCCTTCCACGCGGACGAATCTTTAGCAGTGTATATGCTGCGCTTGCTCCCAGAATTCAAAGACGCTAAAGTTGTCAGGTCTAGAACCCCATCCGACTGGGAGGAAAGCGACATTGTTGTTGACGTTTCTGCTCAGTACGATGGTGTGAAGTATTTTGACCATCATCAGCGCGAATTCACGGAAACTTTTTCCGACAAATACAAGACAAAGCTATCCTCTGCTGGCCTCGTGTACAAGCATTACGGGCGCGACATCATCAAGTGTATTCTTGACGGTGCAGTGACTTCTGATGCCGATTTGGAGGTGCTTTACCAGAGAGTGTACGAGAAGTTTGTCGAGGCTCTAGATGCCAACGACAATGGGATCAACAAGTACGACGTTGAAGAATTGGGCGTCCAACCCAAATTCAATGACAACGCCATTTCTATCCCGGGGATAATATCCGGGTTCAACCCTAACTGGAACGAGGACTCCTCAGCGGAAGCCTTCGACAGaggtttcttcaaagcaaGCGATTTCATTGGTAAAATCTTCGTCGACCTTGTTACTGGGTACGGTAAAGCGTGGTTGCCAGCTAAAACTTTGGTGAGAAAGGCCATCGATGGTAGAATGGACGTTGACAAATCCGGTAAGATCATCCTCTTCGACCAGTTTTGCCCCTGGAAGGAGCATCTGTACAACGTCGAAAAGGAACTGAATTTGGAAGGTGTCATTGAGTTTGTCATTTTCCAGGATTCCATGGGTTCATGGAGAGTGGCCACTGTCCCAGTCTCCTCCACCTCTTTCAAATTTAGAAGGGGTCTGCCAGAGCCTCTAAGAGGCTTAAGAGACGCCGAACTGAGTGAAAAATCTGGTGTCCCCGATTGTATTTTCATTCACGCTGCAGGATTCATTGGTGGTGCCAAGCAGAAGGAATCCGCATTGAAACTAGCCCAAATGTCTCTGGAATAG
- the BEM2 gene encoding GTPase-activating protein BEM2 (similar to Saccharomyces cerevisiae BEM2 (YER155C); ancestral locus Anc_8.207): MRNFLWSSKSGKSSSNKNGKDSSSHSSSARRLQLTNSSSSSTKGNNPEPALSLSASHSSGLSSYLQARSSTHGSRNASSTGHLPADPPGTSRSGNDSSKERYMRNNISQPLVYSTNSHNRSATSIVSLKEDAGSVLSDDANSADVALHKKVSSPIDEMRTIMTASNRSSSTIASEHSKEHGNPIPLVPSTQLKSTLKSNIHEEVPVGIERPKMSIKLNGENYDDTVFKTGWINKSHGQIMVPNPSTKNTNTNGTHHQSRTEWKAKRESRMFSPQEMMNATSSSSKLEIDNETVITTTIDPIHTASTGGDSQIMVPDYRIYRAQLKGSLLRLYKSGMTNSIKSFDPSMPLESDTNVSSNLSVGSMTPASQNDQAFNKRATIAGGISRPTANAGQKLPVNDQTANNLHLRYLSCKFPHPDLELDRDLEKLTGGTVESICHTILFYDNEDFGRSIEHHHHNRKPPISIMNLLLMLPLINNFIKFLNTFNQMGLTFTKHDAKLTSQSTQYCKVSSEMDDLITERLALVIKTILDMFPGFLLDDQMFQATIRLLDTISLHNDEICNSLKVAVAKKHNALMSLTYFTRRNSADKNGTKQPVNSKMINEILDISHFLTMDVKNFANDIHQINLKFDKIWAPRLDYGLLYSSNYINSEITALNPLVFDNTKNVHFLGRLLISHLFPTDPSVSRTDPKLRAKILTKWVHIGCRLEHLGDMVSWLTIATIICSIPILRLQQSWQFVPESVLKIILKDWVPTIIQLDRRQMSSKSTNSVFILAPPNLDDPFIRANVISYFGDLIINVNNLPTKSNLRYLEKKISRTKNAFHKWEQRLESVDSTNNFTQPPPEMENSYKTDPSSSVLWNFWKHHVAQSPLNIKGIMELSLKFEPPVIDQLSYSKIGAERSPLLTGSYLPVLFNELLPNYVLFPKISLIGAAGTIVNGTIVYPPPRSSARLSTANPINQSMSREPSMDSSKSAGTVTGIENIDVPTVQELSTKQSTKQMLMKSIRDVFNIDTDLFNIADDLVFKSTNSVSETSRPVSVVVESPKRFSQQSASNTKTRSSQDVSGHLSRTLQDMDFFKSIGDISDPTLQKTVINVVLKSASLNKIFDLLVLTVNVFSKLIQTSDFENYCSHEKKRVSSVNSNSSDSVRLIDFAFIKLAMDSDVFTETFFNTYKSFTTTSNVLENLAKRFIGAKSCAYVLLKLLGTSESAASAESIEFPVWDATVPKDTALNTAFIIKIQVGAAEALLHMIINHYNDLTDNLENHSTMLDIFKIMDQEISVEWPKKISSMKGHSDGFNEEIADTEIFHEKLREVFNSAKSNYQKRLYRPVGISKMRRRITEQLELFKPVSFEQLVDLCCKPGSNGNLCAEFGNLRFEGYKEIMDWVSHLDDIITGTFKMVSKHEWVEVYQILELTSKKSLTSFFAYPQFTRSVEAIGFGSPHLNELEISSIFSWISTLVDPLDTRGHETVFAKLPQSVQLLVKLHSSLVSFFIIQVINPSKALHDRIETCCVMLQLLNYVRWKNDSLNLFDFDLTSNLSPHIPSFIETAICDSILSPESRAFEHCWVAAAEKLHGKENKEIKSIKDIIDHLDPSFIKHFMDIDSGYLTSKPSFCPCPGWFISRLLDISQFVPNMSTSNSKLINFDKRRFVNNIICNVADIGSQLSGTGQDYRRNKIASDWVALLFNDFKDLDNSLRKRTFVLASAEAKMMKFQEIGLFTDILSNEVGKLRRDQKKLELLNAQETYSKPVGETQSNLNRKEKDFVLPPHNRTSPTNVAKSISTQQISSPVLRNKRSSVMSTMNRNSSANTSNSSGVSKKIGGFFRRPFSIAGFNTSSSNYSLNSSLSQENASRKAIDPTLLPELNNNELNDSKPVYSIKTFEIKNIMEVINHRRNSFLLYAFKIIMQDGSEHMIQATNLADQNEWIRTIRWSKRYAFHSQKFGGKTHNKIFGVPLESVCEREGTTVPTIIVKLLEEIELRGLDEVGLYRIPGSVGSINALKNAFDEEGAVNISFTLEDDRWFEINAIAGCFKMYLRELPDSLFSNELLGDFAHLVQQYKARQISYSEYRRRNVDMLHILPVCYFETMKRIVYHLNKVHQHVDNNRMDASNLAIVFSMSFIDQEDLANSMGPTLGAVQSILQDYIKNPGEFFT, from the coding sequence ATGAGAAACTTCCTCTGGTCTTCCAAGAGCGGGAAATCTTCGAGTAATAAAAATGGCAAGGACTCCAGTTCGCATTCTTCTTCGGCAAGAAGATTACAACTCACAAATTCTTCATCATCTAGCACAAAGGGTAACAACCCAGAACCTGCATTATCATTGTCTGCGTCGCATTCATCGGGACTCTCGAGCTATCTACAAGCTCGCAGTAGCACACATGGATCGCGGAACGCCAGTTCCACAGGGCATTTACCCGCTGATCCTCCCGGTACCTCGAGATCCGGTAACGATTCCTCGAAGGAAAGGTATATGAGGAACAATATAAGTCAACCACTCGTTTATTCGACAAATTCCCACAACAGATCTGCAACAAGCATTGTCTCGCTCAAGGAGGACGCTGGTTCCGTTTTATCTGACGATGCTAATAGCGCCGATGTCGCTTTACACAAAAAAGTTTCTTCGCCAATTGATGAAATGCGCACGATAATGACTGCATCTAACAGATCAAGCAGCACCATTGCATCCGAACATTCAAAAGAACACGGCAATCCGATACCTCTCGTTCCATCGACCCAGTTGAAATCCACACTAAAGTCAAATATACATGAGGAGGTGCCAGTAGGAATCGAAAGGCCTAAGATGTCGATAAAGTTGAATGGAGAAAATTATGATGACACAGTGTTTAAAACTGGTTGGATTAATAAATCTCACGGTCAGATCATGGTGCCCAACCCTTCGACCAAGAATACCAATACGAATGGGACCCACCACCAATCTAGAACGGAGTGGAAAGCTAAAAGAGAAAGCAGAATGTTTTCGCCGCAAGAAATGATGAATGCGACAAGTTCGAGCTCGAAACTAGAGATCGACAACGAAACAGTAATCACAACAACGATAGACCCAATCCATACAGCCAGTACTGGTGGAGACTCTCAAATCATGGTTCCAGATTATAGAATATATAGGGCCCAGCTAAAGGGTTCTCTTCTCCGTTTGTACAAGAGCGGAATGACCAATAGTATCAAATCGTTTGACCCATCAATGCCATTGGAATCGGACACGAACGTCTCTTCTAATCTTTCTGTCGGTAGCATGACGCCAGCTTCTCAAAATGATCAAGCTTTTAATAAACGAGCTACAATTGCTGGCGGAATCTCAAGACCCACTGCAAACGCAGGACAAAAGCTACCGGTAAACGATCAAACTGCTAATAATCTTCACTTGCGGTATTTGAGCTGTAAATTCCCGCATCCCGATTTGGAGCTGGACAGAGACTTAGAAAAGCTTACTGGTGGCACAGTGGAAAGTATTTGTCACACTATTTTGTTTTATGACAATGAGGATTTTGGGAGAAGTATTGAACATCACCATCACAACCGTAAACCACCTATCAGTATTATGAATCTTTTGCTGATGTTACCCCTGATTAACAATTTTATCAAGTTTCTAAACACATTCAATCAGATGGGTTTGACTTTCACTAAACACGACGCAAAGCTAACCTCCCAATCTACTCAATATTGCAAAGTTAGCTCTGAAATGGATGATCTGATCACAGAACGATTAGCGTTAGTGATCAAGACAATACTCGATATGTTTCCCggttttcttcttgatgatcAAATGTTCCAAGCAACAATCAGATTACTCGACACAATTTCTCTTCATAATGATGAGATTTGCAACAGTTTGAAAGTTGCCGTCGCTAAAAAACACAATGCATTAATGTCGCTGACTTACTTCACCCGCCGCAATTCAGCTGACAAGAACGGTACTAAACAGCCTGTTAACTCCAAGATGATTAATGAGATTTTAGATATCTCACACTTTTTGACTATGGatgtgaaaaattttgccAACGATATTCATCAAATAAACTTGAAGTTTGATAAAATATGGGCACCGAGATTGGATTATGGGCTGTTATACTCCTCCAATTACATAAATTCTGAGATTACTGCACTAAATCCACTGGTATTTGATAACACAAAGAACGTTCATTTTCTGGGAAGGCTATTGATATCCCACTTATTCCCCACTGATCCTTCAGTGTCTCGCACGGACCCAAAACTAAGAGCTAAAATTTTAACGAAGTGGGTTCATATTGGCTGCAGACTGGAACACTTGGGTGATATGGTATCATGGTTGACAATTGCAACAATAATATGTTCTATTCCGATACTAAGATTACAGCAATCATGGCAATTTGTTCCAGAATCTGTACTGAAAATTATTCTCAAAGACTGGGTGCCTACAATTATACAGCTCGATAGAAGACAGATGTCGTCCAAATCCACAAACAGCGTTTTCATTCTAGCGCCACCAAATTTAGATGATCCATTTATAAGAGCGAACGTTATTTCGTATTTCGGGGACTTAATCATCAATGTGAACAATTTGCCGACGAAATCCAATTTACGATacttggagaagaaaataagCCGCACGAAAAATGCATTCCACAAATGGGAACAAAGACTAGAGTCAGTTGATTCTACTAATAATTTTACACAACCTCCACCTGAAATGGAGAACTCCTACAAAACGGatccttcttcaagtgtCCTCTGGAATTTCTGGAAGCACCACGTTGCCCAATCTCCACTCAATATAAAAGGTATAATGGAATTGAGTTTGAAATTCGAACCGCCGGTTATAGATCAGCTGTCATATAGCAAAATTGGCGCAGAGCGGAGTCCATTATTGACTGGTAGTTATCTGCCTGTTCTATTCAACGAGTTGTTACCCAATTATGTTCTATTCCCTAAAATTTCGTTAATAGGTGCAGCTGGTACGATAGTGAATGGTACCATTGTTTATCCACCACCAAGGTCGTCCGCTAGACTTTCTACGGCAAACCCAATTAATCAGTCTATGTCTCGAGAACCAAGCATGGACAGTTCGAAAAGTGCTGGAACAGTTACCGGAATTGAGAATATTGATGTCCCGACCGTCCAGGAATTGTCCACAAAACAATCCACGAAACAGATGCTCATGAAGTCTATTCGAGATGTTTTCAATATCGATACAGACCTTTTCAACATAGCTGATGACTTGGTATTCAAGTCTACGAATTCGGTATCAGAGACCTCAAGACCAGTCAGTGTTGTCGTAGAATCACCAAAACGTTTTTCTCAGCAATCAGCTAGTAATACGAAAACACGAAGCTCGCAAGATGTGAGTGGGCATTTGAGCAGAACTTTGCAAGATAtggacttcttcaagagtATTGGCGATATTTCAGATCCAACGTTGCAAAAAACAGTTATAAATGTTGTTTTGAAAAGTGCTTCTCTTAACAAGATATTTGATTTGCTGGTTCTAACGGTCAATgtgttttcaaaacttATCCAGACTTCGGACTTTGAAAATTACTGCTCTCacgagaagaaaagagtAAGTTCGGTAAACAGTAACTCCTCGGATTCAGTGAGACTAATCGATTTCGCGTTTATTAAATTGGCAATGGATAGTGATGTATTCACGGAAACCTTTTTCAATACATACAAAAGCTTTACCACTACATCGAACGTGCTTGAAAACTTGGCCAAACGTTTTATTGGGGCGAAAAGCTGTGCGTATGTTTTGTTAAAATTGTTGGGGACGAGTGAAAGTGCAGCAAGCGCTGAAAGCATCGaatttcctgtttgggaTGCAACGGTACCGAAGGATACTGCTTTGAATACTGCCTTCATAATCAAGATACAAGTCGGCGCCGCAGAGGCTCTTCTTCATATGATTATAAACCATTACAATGATCTGACAGACAATCTGGAGAATCATTCCACGatgttggatattttcaaaattatgGACCAAGAAATTTCAGTTGAGTGGCCCAAGAAAATTTCATCTATGAAGGGGCATTCTGACGGGTTTAATGAGGAGATAGCCGACACCGAGATATTCCACGAGAAATTGCGTGAAGTATTCAACAGCGCGAAATCAAATTATCAGAAGAGACTTTACAGGCCTGTTGGGATCAGTAAAATGAGAAGGCGCATAACCGAGCAGCTAGAATTGTTCAAGCCTGTCTCATTTGAGCAGCTAGTTGATTTATGCTGTAAACCTGGTAGTAATGGCAATTTATGTGCTGAATTTGGTAACTTgagatttgaaggatacAAGGAGATTATGGATTGGGTTTCTCATTTGGATGATATTATTACCGGcactttcaaaatggtGAGCAAACATGAATGGGTTGAAGTGTATCAAATACTGGAACTGacatcaaaaaaatcattgACCTCGTTTTTTGCCTACCCTCAGTTCACTAGAAGCGTTGAGGCCATTGGTTTCGGTTCTCCTCACTTGAATGAACTTGAAATATCCAGTATATTCAGCTGGATTTCTACTTTGGTTGACCCACTGGACACGAGGGGGCATGAAACTGTTTTCGCTAAACTACCGCAATCCGTGCAACTTTTGGTTAAGTTACATTCCTCGCTGGTTTCATTTTTTATCATTCAGGTGATTAATCCCTCGAAAGCGCTGCACGATCGAATTGAAACATGTTGCGTGATGCTGCAGCTATTAAACTATGTGCGCTGGAAAAATGACTCCTTAAATCTTTTCGATTTTGACCTTACTAGTAATCTATCCCCACATATACCTTCCTTCATTGAGACAGCTATATGTGACAGCATCCTATCTCCAGAAAGTAGGGCTTTTGAACATTGCTGGGTTGCAGCGGCTGAGAAACTACATGGTAAAGAGAACAAAGAGATTAAATCAATTAAGGATATTATAGACCACTTAGATCCAAGTTTTATCAAGCACTTTATGGATATTGACAGTGGTTATCTGACAAGTAAACCCAGTTTTTGTCCCTGTCCTGGTTGGTTCATTTCAAGGCTGCTGGATATTTCCCAATTTGTCCCCAATATGAGCACATCTAATTCAAAGCTAATAAATTTTGATAAAAGGAGGTTCGTCAACAATATCATCTGCAATGTTGCGGACATTGGCTCTCAGTTGAGTGGAACTGGTCAGGATTACAGGCGAAACAAGATTGCATCAGATTGGGTAGCACTACTGTTTAATGATTTTAAAGATCTAGACAACTCCCTGAGAAAGCGTActtttgttcttgcttCCGCGGAGGCTAAGATGATGAAATTCCAGGAAATTGGTTTATTCACTGACATTCTCTCTAACGAAGTAGGCAAGCTTAGAAGAGaccagaagaaactggaacTTTTGAACGCTCAAGAGACGTATTCGAAGCCTGTTGGTGAAACTCAgtcaaacttgaacagaaaggaaaaagattTCGTTTTACCTCCCCATAATCGCACTTCTCCGACAAATGTCGCAAAAAGTATTTCTACTCAGCAGATTTCGTCTCCCGTTTTGAGAAATAAACGGAGCTCTGTTATGTCTACCATGAACAGAAACTCGAGTGCGAATACTTCTAACAGTTCTGGTGttagcaaaaaaattggtgGGTTTTTTAGAAGGCCTTTTTCTATTGCAGGTTTCAATACATCCAGCTCCAATTACTCATTGAATAGTTCCCTTTCTCAGGAAAATGCTAGTAGAAAAGCGATAGATCCAACGCTATTACCggaattgaacaacaacgagcTTAATGACTCAAAACCTGTCTATTCCATCAAGACATTTGAAATTAAGAACATTATGGAAGTCATTAACCACAGAAGAAATAGCTTTCTCTTGTATGCCTTCAAGATTATTATGCAGGATGGTTCTGAACACATGATACAGGCAACAAACTTGGCTGATCAAAATGAATGGATTAGAACGATTAGGTGGTCGAAAAGGTATGCGTTCCATTCCCAAAAGTTTGGGGGGAAGACCCACAACAAAATTTTTGGTGTTCCGTTAGAAAGTGTTTGTGAACGTGAAGGAACAACGGTCCCAACGATTATTGTTAAACTGCTAGAAGAGATTGAGTTGCGTGGGCTAGACGAAGTCGGTCTTTACAGAATTCCTGGCTCCGTCGGTAGTATCAACGCTCTGAAAAACGCGTTTGATGAGGAAGGTGCGGTAAATATAAGTTTCACGTTGGAAGACGACAGGTGGTTTGAAATCAATGCAATTGCTGgttgtttcaaaatgtaTCTGAGAGAGCTGCCTGATTCCTTGTTCTCTAATGAGCTACTTGGGGATTTCGCACATCTAGTCCAGCAATACAAAGCCAGGCAAATTTCATACAGTGAATATAGGAGGAGGAACGTTGACATGCTGCACATCCTACCTGTATGCTATTTTGAGACCATGAAGCGGATTGTATATCATCTGAACAAGGTTCATCAACATGTTGATAACAATAGAATGGATGCTTCTAATTTAGCAATTGTTTTCTCCATGAGTTTCATAGATCAAGAGGATTTAGCAAACAGTATGGGTCCAACATTGGGTGCTGTGCAATCTATTTTACAAGATTACATTAAAAATCCCGGGGAATTTTTTACCTGA
- the COG3 gene encoding Golgi transport complex subunit COG3 (similar to Saccharomyces cerevisiae COG3 (YER157W); ancestral locus Anc_8.210) produces the protein MVRARRNSLAYSIASHAVSSDSHSNVSDLLDDTYLFNRLQKLASLVEENSSYEVNETVCHLNELSLKSSTGSNDEDPYSMYTDYLAQLNDSQARYRVVLDQSRKVKGQLDDILEQFNDISSNATKFVNDTRDLFESHDELTKLSEEIPNYLNYFDSLDFVIRKLNHATSPNIVKRDAFRRLLTTIDKSLLFFDAHPNFKDAESYRIKFKQCLVRSCSLILHFTNNLLKQVFSEIMEKNSSITPGTRDALIYNKFSSISEVYAPLTNELTTRYYNPALAKYHDELASLLNDTFNSYFQTRTNLMHPVLWSKLDGILAKDKEMSLFKFTQETKSVFQQLCLNEYKLFVKFFPQGEPDYHQRFNSWLLKFCEPLYSTIRTRISRERDIKTLCDSLNVFASFEHEFEENSVEYRRQFSEVQYNKVFEPVVQRLQDQLINRVKVFVNENLVKYTPSIDDFMVSNRKNEPIDTGSDDMVPLYLSSLRQRYQPNETAADIPDALLLESYYPPTIRVLAILFKLYDVVNADIFDEISHYVIHHSLVSLKKCYALFTGTHNTLEVKLTYMNNLLLLRDEVQNWNVQYNFNDTASSFQFSSVGNLMRSWRWSNSTIFSLAKGLVPRSRSAVSASAGAQGPDGGEPRTGQPGAGDSDSRVELIHELRAIIKGVTDATSGEMVGGVLNLARQGIDLLENDAELRRAVRETLPLVDHKIRSMVSDEEICSHLLQAIKYTCLERYGEYYDGVGSLVESGALDGGALNEIMYVDQFDQFYERTVEEMRQDDPVSVSSEIEAPSRTSNA, from the coding sequence ATGGTGAGAGCACGAAGAAATTCTTTGGCTTACTCAATTGCTTCGCATGCGGTCTCTTCCGATAGTCACAGCAACGTATCGGATCTTTTAGATGACACGTATCTGTTCAATAGATTACAGAAATTGGCATCCCTCGTGGAGGAAAACAGTTCTTACGAGGTGAACGAGACAGTGTGTCATCTAAACGAATTGTCCCTTAAAAGTTCAACTGGATCCAATGACGAAGATCCGTACTCTATGTACACGGATTACTTAGCTCAGTTGAATGACAGTCAAGCCAGGTACAGAGTTGTTTTAGATCAGTCAAGGAAAGTGAAGGGCCAGTTGGATGATATCTTAGAGCAGTTCAATGATATCTCTTCTAATGCGACCAAATTTGTCAACGATACAAGAGACCTCTTTGAGTCTCATGACGAGTTGACAAAACTGTCGGAAGAGATTCCAAACTACTTGAACTATTTTGACTCTTTGGATTTTGTAATAAGGAAGCTGAATCATGCCACGTCTCCGAATATTGTGAAGAGAGACGCGTTCAGACGATTGTTGACAACAATCGACAAGTCATTACTGTTTTTCGATGCACACCCTAACTTCAAGGACGCGGAAAGTTACCGGATCAAGTTCAAGCAGTGCCTGGTTCGTTCGTGCTCGCTTATCTTACATTTTACTAATAACCTGCTGAAACAAGTATTTTCTGAGATcatggagaagaactcaTCGATCACACCGGGGACAAGAGATGCCCTTATTTACAATAAGTTTTCCTCCATTAGTGAAGTCTACGCACCGTTGACAAACGAACTGACAACTCGTTACTACAACCCAGCGCTTGCCAAGTACCATGACGAGTTGGCGTCTCTGCTGAACGATACTTTCAACAGTTACTTCCAAACGAGAACCAACTTGATGCATCCTGTCCTTTGGTCCAAACTGGATGGGATTTTGGCTAAGGACAAAGAAATGTCCCTTTTTAAGTTTACACAGGAGACGAAATCCGTGTTCCAACAACTATGTTTGAATGAGTACAAACTGTTTGTCAAGTTTTTCCCTCAAGGGGAACCAGACTACCACCAAAGATTTAACTCATGGCTGTTGAAATTCTGTGAGCCGCTGTACAGCACGATCCGAACGCGGATCTCGAGGGAACGTGACATCAAGACCCTATGCGACTCGCTGAACGTATTTGCGTCGTTCGAGCACGAATTCGAGGAAAACTCTGTTGAGTATAGAAGACAGTTCAGCGAGGTCCAATACAACAAAGTGTTCGAGCCTGTGGTGCAGCGACTCCAAGACCAGTTGATAAACCGGGTGAAAGTGTTCGTCAACGAGAACTTGGTGAAGTACACCCCGTCGATTGACGACTTTATGGTCTCGAACCGTAAAAACGAGCCAATTGACACTGGCTCTGACGATATGGTGCCCCTGTACTTGAGCAGTTTAAGGCAGAGGTACCAACCTAACGAGACCGCTGCAGATATCCCCGATGCACTGTTGCTCGAGAGTTACTACCCACCCACGATCCGCGTGTTGGCGATACTTTTCAAGCTGTACGATGTGGTCAATGCGGATATCTTTGATGAGATCTCCCACTACGTGATCCACCATTCGCTTGTATCGCTGAAAAAGTGTTACGCGTTGTTCACTGGGACACACAACACGTTGGAGGTGAAATTGACGTACATGAACAACTTGTTGCTACTTCGAGACGAAGTTCAGAATTGGAACGTCCAGTACAATTTCAACGACACGGCGTCGTCGTTCCAGTTTTCATCGGTGGGGAACCTGATGCGGTCCTGGAGATGGAGCAACAGCACTATATTTTCGTTAGCGAAGGGTCTTGTGCCGCGTAGCAGGAGTGCTGTGTCCGCGTCCGCGGGTGCGCAGGGTCCCGATGGTGGTGAACCGCGGACGGGCCAGCCCGGTGCCGGCGACTCGGATTCCAGGGTCGAGTTGATCCACGAACTGCGCGCGATCATTAAGGGTGTGACGGATGCGACGAGCGGCGAGATGGTGGGTGGGGTCTTGAATTTGGCGCGTCAAGGAATCGATTTGTTGGAGAACGACGCGGAGTTGCGGAGGGCCGTGCGGGAGACTTTGCCCCTGGTTGACCACAAGATCCGCAGCATGGTCAGCGACGAGGAGATATGTTCACACTTGTTACAGGCAATCAAGTACACGTGTTTGGAGAGGTACGGCGAGTACTACGACGGTGTTGGTTCGCTCGTTGAGAGTGGTGCCCTTGATGGCGGCGCTTTGAACGAGATCATGTACGTGGACCAATTCGACCAGTTTTACGAGCGGACTGTAGAGGAGATGCGACAGGACGATCCCGTGAGTGTCTCCTCCGAGATCGAGGCTCCATCGCGGACGTCGAATGCGTAA